The following coding sequences are from one Osmia bicornis bicornis chromosome 2, iOsmBic2.1, whole genome shotgun sequence window:
- the LOC123988554 gene encoding activating signal cointegrator 1 complex subunit 2 homolog has translation MESSSTDQEALTNALVQLQQQLQLVPEQQASLHQQFILHQQQQQQQQPQPQQQPQLQPQQQQLPQHQPQGNNKPKRKRGTAAGMRRRYPGKWPRDGSGGGPNKYYLLGIQ, from the exons ATGGAATCATCCTCTACTGATC AAGAAGCGCTGACGAATGCATTGGTGCAGCTTCAGCAGCAGCTGCAGCTGGTGCCGGAGCAGCAGGCGTCGCTGCACCAGCAATTTATCCTGcaccagcagcagcagcagcagcagcagccgCAGCCGCAACAACAACCGCAGCTGCAGCCGCAACAACAGCAGCTGCCGCAACATCAGCCGCAAGGCAATAATAAACCTAAGCGCA AAAGAGGTACTGCGGCTGGAATGCGGCGCCGCTACCCCGGCAAATGGCCGCGTGACGGGAGCGGCGGCGGCCccaataaatattat TTATTAGGTAtccaataa